CGAGTACCCAGCAGGTTCAGATTGGGGCCGTGCAAGACCAGTATGCGTTGCGCCATCGCTGCCAGAGTGGGAGACCGGCGCCGGCCACGCCGTAGCGTCGCCGGACCGCCTGCCGGATGAATCGGGAACGGGCGGCCATCGCCGCCCATCCTGGTCCCGCGATCGTGACCGCCCGGTTACGCCGGAAGGCTTTTGACGCGAAAACCGCGAATAACCCCGCTTTTTACGACAATTTCGCGCATTTGTCTATTGCGGTTAAGCCGCCACTTCCGTCAGCCATTTATCCAGGCCAGCTGGATCCACGGGCCCCAATATTTGCTTCGTAATGCGGCCATCTGCGGCCAAAATGACGGTAAAAGGCAAGCCCCCAGGGGCGTTACCCAGGCGCCGCATCAAGTCGATACTGCCTGCCCCGGCCACCAGAAGCGTATAAGAGACCGGCAATTTCGCGACAAATTTAACGACGTTCGCCGAAGAATCGACTGCGAGCCCCAGAAACTGGACGCCGCTATGCCGTTTATGGAGCGCATCGAGCTCGGGCATCTCTTTGACGCAGGGTGGACACCAGGTTGCCCAGAAATTGACCAGCATGGGCTTGCCTTTCCATTGAGCCAAGGGCTGGGGCTGGCCCTGCAAGTCGGGGAAGGTCTGCGTCAACAGGCCCGCGGCCGGGTCGGAGGAGGAAGCGGCGCGCACCCACGCGGGACCTGTGCCGGCCGCGCCGCCAAGCGCCATCAGGGATCGGAGCAAAGTACGTCGTTTCATCGTGTCATCTTACCGTCGGCAGGGCGCGGGTTGGCATTCACTCCAGCATCTACAATGCCGGCAGGAGAAAACCGTATGCATCTGCACATTCTAGGCATCTGCGGCACGTTCATGGGGGGCCTGGCGCTGATCGCCCGGGCTGGGGGGCATCGCGTCACCGGTTGCGACGCCGGCGTGTACCCCCCGATGAGCACGCAGTTGGCCGAACAGGGGATCGAGCTGATTGAAGGATATGGCGCCGAGCAAATGGCCCTGCGTCCTGATCTGTATGTCGTGGGCAATGTGGTAACCCGCGGCAACCCCCTGATGGAAGCCATCCTGGACGCGGGCGCGCCGTACGTCTCCGGCCCGCAGTGGCTGGGAGACCATGTGCTGGCCGGCCAGCATGTGCTCGCCGTGGCGGGCACGCACGGCAAGACCACCACCAGCGCCATGCTGGCGTGGATCCTGGAACACGCCGGACTGCGGCCGAACTTTCTGGTGGGAGGCGTGGCGCAGGATTTCCAGGTCTCCGCCCGCTTCGACGCCGGCCGCAAGTTCTTCGTGATCGAAGCCGACGAATACGATACGGCCTTCTTCGACAAGCGCTCGAAGTTCGTCCATTACCGACCGCGCACCGCCATCCTGAACAATCTGGAATACGACCACGCCGACATCTTCCCCGATCTGGCGGCGATCGAAACCCAATTCCATCACCTCGTACGCACCATCCCCCGCAGCGGCCGCATCGTGCTGCCCACGCGTTCCCAGGCGCTGGATCGGGTCCTGGCACAGGGATGCTGGTCCGAAACCACCCGGTTCGGCGAAGATGGCGACTGGCAGGCCGGCGCCCCCGACGCGGAAGGCGCGTTCCCCGTGCGCCGGCAGGGCAGCGAGATCGGTACGGTGCGCTGGAGCCTGCTGGGCGAACATAACCGCATGAACGCGCTTGCCGCGATCGCGGCCGCCGAGCACGCCGGCGTCGCGCCGGCCACGGCCGTGCAGGCCCTGTCGGCATTCGCCGGGGTGAAGCGCCGCATGGAGTTGCGCGGAACGGTGCGCGGCGTCGCGGTCTACGACGATTTCGCCCACCACCCTACCGCGGTCGAAACCACCCTGGCGGGACTGCGCCGCCGTGTCGGCAATGCGCGCATCCTGGCCGTGCTGGAGCCGCGATCCAATACCATGAAGCTCGGCACGATGGCCGAGCGCCTGCCCAAGGCGCTGCGAGATGCCGACCTGGTGTTCTGCTTCGGTGCCCATACGGGCAAGCACGCGCTGGGCTGGAACCCGGCACAGGTGCTGGCGCCGCTGGGCGGACGCGCCACCGCGTACGACGACCTGCAGGCGATGGTCGCCGCCATCGCGCACGCCGCGCGGCCGGGCGACCATGTGCTGGTCATGAGCAACGGCGGTTTCGGCGGCATCCATGGCAAGCTGCTCGACGCGCTGGCTGCCTCCACGGCGGTGGAGCACCCATGATCCTCTATTTGCACGGATTCCGTTCATCGCCGGCATCGTTCAAGGCGCGGCTGCTGGCCGACGAGATGGCACGGCGCGGCTTGTCGGCGGACTGGCGCTGCCCGCAGCTACCGGCCAGCCCGACCGAGGCGGCGCGCCTGGCCATGTCGCTGGCCCGCGAGCAACTGGACGAACTGGCCCGCCGCGGCCGGCCATCGCCCCGCGGCCTGACGGTGATCGGGTCCTCGCTGGGCGGCTACTATGCCACCTGGCTGGCGGAACAGCTGGACTGCAAGGCGGTACTACTGAACCCGGCGGTGCACGCGCCGCGCGATCTCGCCACGCAGGTGGGCCACCAGAGTATGTATCATTCGGGCGCGCCGTTCGAATTCCGCGCCAGCTACGTCGACGAACTGGCCGCCTTGAAGGTGGAACGGCCGACACATCCGGAGCGCTATTTCCTGATTGCCGCCACGGGCGACGAAGTGCTCGACTGGCGTGAAATGCGGGACTGGTATGCGGGCTGCAGGCAGCGCATCGTCGAAGGCAGCGACCACGGCCTGTCCGACTTCGCGGTCTGGATGCCGGAAGTGCTTGGATTCGCCCTGGACGCCCCTTCCGGTACCGACAGGCCCTAACCAATAACTAATCAAGCAGGATCGGGCGCGGGCGGCGCAGCCGCGCAGCGCCCCAGATGGACCTCGCCATGCACGTGTTTTACGAAGACGACGGCCAGTTCAAGGCCGGACATATCCTTTCCGAAGCGGACGCCAGCCTGCAGGTAGAGTCCGAATCGGGCAAGCGCAGCAAGATCAAGCGGGCCAACGCGATCTTCACTTTTTCCGCGCCCGAGCCGGCGGAACTGCTGCGCCAGGCGGAAGCGGCCGCGGAAGATATCGACCTGCAATTCCTGTGGGAATGCGCGCCGCAGGAAGAATTCGATTCGCCCGCGCTGGCGGCCGACTATTACGGCCACGCGCCCTCGCCGACCGAACAGGCGGCGCTGCTGCTGCGCCTGCATAGCGCGCCGGCGTATTTCCATCGACGCGGCAAGGGGCGCTATCGCCCGGCGCCGCCCGACATCCTGGCCGCGGCGCTGGCCGCCATCGAGAAAAAGGCCCAGCAGGCCGCCCGCCAGCAGCAATGGGTGGAAGAAATGGTCGCCGGCCAGCTGCCGGAGGAAATCGCGGCCATGGCCGAAACGCTGGTCGTGCGTCCCGACAAGAACACGATGCAGTGGAAGGCACTGGAAAGCGCCTGCTCGCGGCTGCACAAAAGCCCGGACCGCCTGCTGCTGGAACTGGGCGCGTTCCCGCACGCGCTGGCCTTGCACAAGCATCGTTTCCTGGCCCAGTACTTTCCCCGCGGCACGGGCTTTCCGGAGGTCGCGATCCCCATGCCGGACCGCGAGCTGCCGCTGGCGGACGCCGAGATCTATTCCGTGGACGACGTCACGACGACCGAGATCGACGACGCCCTGTCGGTGTCCGTCCTGCCGGACGGCAAGGTACGCGCCGGCATCCACGTCGCGGCGCCCGGACTGGTCGTCACGCGCGGCAGCGAACTGGACAAGCTGGCGCGTGCCCGGCTGTCCACCGTCTATATGCCCGGCGACAAGATCCCCATGCAGCCGGACGCGGTCATCCGGGCGTTTTCGCTCGACGCCGGCCGCGAAGTGCCGGCCTTGTCGCTGTATGTGACCGCGGACCCGGATACCGGCGAGATCCTCGCGTCCGAAAGCCGGATCGAGCGTATCGTCGTGAAGGAAAACCTGCGGCACAACCAGTTGGACGAGACGGTTACCGAAGCCGCGCTGGACGACCCGCAGGCGCCCCTGCCCTATGCCGAATGGCTGCGTCCGCTGTGGCGGCTGGCACGCTCGCTGTCCGCCAGGCGCGACGAAGTACGCGGCAAGCCCGAGAACAACAGCCGCGTCGAATACAGCTATTACGTGGACGGCGACCCCGACGATCCCGACACCCCGGTACGGCTGGTACCGCGCAAGCGCAACGCGCCCCTGGACCGCATGGTGGCCGAATACATGATCCTGGCCAACAATCTGTGGGGCGGCCTGCTGGCGCAGCATGGCGTGCCGGGCATCTACCGCTCGCAGCAGGCCGGCCGCGTGCGGATGAGTACGCAGCCCCTGCCGCACGAGGCCATCGGCGTGCCGCAATATGCCTGGAGCACCTCGCCGCTGCGCCGCTACGTCGACCTGGTGAACCAGTGGCAGCTGATCGCCTCCGTCGACAACGGCGTGTCGGCGCGCCTGGTCGCGCCCTTCAAGCCGCGCGACGCGGACCTGTTCGCCATCATCGGCGCCTTCGATGCGCAGTACGCCGCGTGGGGCGACTTCCAGAACACCATGGAACGATACTGGTGCCTGCGCTGGCTGGCGCAGCAAGGGATCGCGCGCACCACGGCCAGCGTGCTGCGCGACGACCTGGTGCGGCTCAATAACGCGCCGCTGGTGACGCGCGTGGGCGGCCTTCCCGCGCTGGCGCGCGGCACGCAAGTGGAGATCGACCTGCTGGATCGCGACGAACTGACGCTGGAAGTGGAATGCCGCTTTGTCGGCGAACTGACGGCGGCGGCATCCGACGAAGGCGAAGCCGAAACCGAATAACGCAGCACGGCGATCGCCTCTGTGGCCGGGCCGGATGCGGGAGGAAGACACCATGCGGATACTTCTGGTCGAAGACAATGCCGACCTGGGCGACGCCATCGAAAGCAAGCTGCGCGCGTCCGGCCACAGCGTGGAATGGGTGCGTGACGGCGAAAGCGCCCTGCGATGGAGCCGCCACGAGGAATGGGATGCCCTGGTGCTGGACATCATGCTGCCGGGCAAGAGCGGCTTCGACGTCATCCGCGAACTGCGCGCGTCGGGCACGGACGCGCCGGTCCTGGTGGTGACCGCGCGCGCGGAGATCGAGGACAAGATCGATATGCTGGATCTGGGCGCCGACGATTACCTGGTCAAGCCTTTCGACCTGCGCGAACTGGAAGCGCGGCTGCGCGCCCTGCTGCGCCGGCCGGCGGGCCGCACCACCAGCGTCGCGGTGCACGGCAACCTGACCCTGGACGTGGCCGGGCGCACGGCGCACATTGCCGGCGTGCCGGTCACCCTGGGACGGCGCGAGTTCCGCCTGCTGGAGATCCTGCTCGATCGCATGGGCAGCACCGTCGCCAAGGAAAGATTGATGAGCCAGCTGTTCGACCTGGACGACGTCCTGCCCAATGCGCTGGAGCTCCTGGTTTCGCGCCTGCGCCGCAAGATCGCCGACGCGACCGTCGACATCGTGACCGTGCGCGGTGTCGGCTACCAGGCACGCCTGCACGAACCCTCGTAGGCCCCGAATGAGCATCGGCGCGGCATCTTCCATACGCGGACGCGTATTCGCCCTGGGCTGCCTGCTGCTGGTATGCGCCTCCGTCGCGGTCAGCCTGTTCCTGCGCGATTACGCGCACCGCGCCGCGGATCGCGCCTTCGACCGCTTGCTCGCGGCTTCGGCGCTGACCATCGCGGGCTCGGTGCAGATCGACGAAAACGACGTCGTCGCCGAACCGCCGTTTTCATCGCTGGCCATGCTGTCGGGCAACGATCGCGTTTTCTACAGCGTGCTCAATGCCGCCGGCAAACCGATCACGGGTTACGACGACCTTGCCCCCGGGTTGCCGCTGGCGCAGTCGGCGGCACCGGTGTTTTCGGATGCCACCTACCACGACGAACCGATACGCATCGCCACCGTGGGGCGTTTGATCTCCGCCGGCCGCCACGCCGGCTGGGTCACCATCCGGGTAGCCGAGACGCGCGACTCGCGCGATGCGCTGGCGGCGGAGATCCTGAACCGCAGCGCCCTCCCCCTGCTGGTCGTGGTACCGGTGGCACTGGCGCTGCTGTGGTTCGGCATCCAGCGGGCCTTCGCGCCGCTGGTATTGATCGAACGTTCGCTGCGCGCCCGCGCGCCGGACGACCTGACGCCGCTCGACGCCCCGGTGCCGCGCGAGGTCAAGGGGCTGGCCGAGGCGCTGAACGGCTTTATGCGCCGCCTGGGCGGCATCATGTCTTCCTTGAACAATCTGGTTGCCGATGCCGCGCATCAGGTGCGCACGCCGCTGGCATCGCTGCGCGCACAGGCGGAGGTCGCCATGGACGAAACGGACCCTGACCGCCTGCGCGCCCGCGTCGCCCGCATCCACCAGAACGCCACGCACGCCAGCCAGCTGATCAACCAATTGCTGATGGATGCCACCATCACCCACCGCCTCGGCATGCGCGGACATGCGTCCGTGGGCATCGCCGAGACCATCAACGAAACGCGCCGCCGCATCGGCCCCCTGGACGCGCAGCGCCTGCGCATCGCCATCGCGCCGGAAGTGCGACGGGCGCGCGTGGTGGGCGACCGGGTGGCGCTGCGCGAAATGCTGCGCAACCTGGTGGACAACGCCCTGCGGTACGCGCCGGAGGGGCCGGTAGAGATCCAGGCCACGCCCGTGGCGGGCTACCGTGTCGCATTGACGGTGAACGACTGCGGGCCCGGCATCGCCGATGACGAGAAGCAAGCCGTGCAGCAGCGGTTCACGCGCGGCAGCACCGGCGAAGGCACGCCGGGATCGGGATTGGGCCTGTCCATCGCCAAGACGGTGGCCGAGGCGCACGGCGGCGCCCTGTGGTTGCAGGACCGCCCTGGCGGGGGGCTGTCGGCGCGCGTGATCCTGCCGCGAGCCCGGCCGGTGTACCCGCGTGCCTTGCTGGCAGTGGCGGCGGCCATGGTGGGCTTGCTGGCGTGGACGCCGGCGCCGGTGCGCGCGGCGGCGTGGGAAAAGACGGTGGCGCAGGCGGCAGGGGAACAGACCTCGACGCAGACGCCGGCGCAATCGCAGCTTCAGCCTCAACCCCAGCCGCAAACGGAAGGACAGCCACGGCCCCCAGCCGCGCAGCCCGCGGGCGCGTCCGCGCCGCTGACGATCACCCGCTTCCTCGCCCCGCAGCCGTCGGACCGCGTGCTGGTGATCGCCGGCACGACCGACACGCCGGCCGCCGCGCCGCTAATCGTCGCCTTCCAGGCCGTGCAGCCCGATGTGACGGTGGAGTATCGCGAGATGGGCAGCCGCGAACTGTACGAGGCCACGGTGGCCGGCCGCTTGAAGGACGCCGACGTCCTGATCAGTTCGGCGGCGGATCTGCAGATCCGCCTGGCCAATGACGGCTACGCCATGCGCTACGACGCCCCCGGCGCGGACCGCCTGCCATCGTGGGCCGTCTGGCGCGACGAGGTGTTCGGCTTCGCCTTCGAGCCCGCGGTCATCGCCTACAACCCGCGCCGCTTTACCGAAGCGACGGTGCCCCGTTCGCGGCAGGAACTGCTCCGCCTGCTGGAAACGGATCGCGCGAAACTGCACGGCCGCGTCGGCACCTATGACATCGGCCGCAGCAGCGTCGGACAACTGCTGGCGGAAGAGGACGAACAGGTGTCGTCCAACTTCTGGGGCCTGACCAATGCGCTGGGCCAGGTCGGCGTGCGCCTGAGCGCCACCACGGCCGACATCCTGAATGCCATCGAAAACGATGAGCTGGATATCGGCTACAACGTCCTGGGATCCTATGCATTGGCACGGCGGGCGGCGGGACGAAGGATAGGCGTGATATTCCCGCAGGATTACGTTTTGGTGCTACCGCGTTCCGCGCTCATCGCGCGCCATGCGCCCCATCCCGCGCTGGGACGCGCGCTCATCGACTGGCTGCTTTCACCGGCGGGCCAGACGGAGATCTCGAACGTCAGCGGCCTGGGGCCCATGGTCGACGACAGCGGTACGGGATGGAGCACGGGCACGGCCCTGATGGGTTCCCAGGCCATCGTGCAACCCGTGGTGCTCGGCCCCGCGCTTCTGGTGGGCCTGGACCGCCAGCGCCACGCCCGCTTCGTGCAGAACTGGACCCGGCTGGTCACCGACACGCCGGCGGTGGGCAAGCCCGCCGGTCCCTAGCGGGACGATTCTGCCGGCGCGGGCCGTTCTTCGCCGCGCGAGTTCTCGCGGACGGGCCGCCGGCACGCGTCCGGCGGCCCGTCCACGGCCGTGGCGGCCCTCTGCTCCATGACAGGACGGCGACAGCATGCGGCCACTAAGATGCGCCCACGCTGGCGCCCGTCCAGCTTCACGATACCAACTGGAGAAGACAACCATGTTCGTCCCGTCACGCCTGGCGGTGGCCTGCGCCGCCGCTTTCTCCCTGACTGCCGCGAACGCGCTGGCCCAAGCGCCCGCCGGCTATCCGTCGGATTACCAGAAGATCATCGACGGCGCCAAGAAAGAAGGCACGGTGATCATCTATTCGACGACGGACACCAAAACCGCCGACCCCATCATCAAGGGCTTCGAAGCCACCTATCCGGGCGTCAAGGTCGAATACAACGACATGAACAGCACGGAGCTCTATAACCGCTATATCAGCGAGCAGGCTTCCGGCGGCGCCAGCGGCGACGTGGTGTGGAGTTCGTCGATGGATTCCGCCCTGCAGCTGGCCAAGGATTACGCGCTGCAATACAAATCGCCGGAGGGCGGCAAGCTGCCCGCCTGGGCGGTGTGGAAGGATGCCGCCTACGGCACGACCTACGAGCCGGCGGTGTTCATCTACAACAAGCGCCTGGTCCCGCAAGCCGACGTGCCGAAGACGCACGCCGACCTGGCCAAGCTGGTGGCAACGCAAACGGACAAGTACAAGAACAAGGTCACGACGTACGACATCGAGAAGTCCGCGGTGGGCTTCATGCTGGCCGTGCAGGACAAGGTGAACGATCCGCACTACTTCGATACCTTGCGCGATACCGCCAAGGGCGGCCTGGTGGTGCAATCGTCCACCGGCACGATGATGGAGCGCGTCTCGTCCGGCGAGAACCTGATCGGCTACAACATCCTGGGCTCGTACGCCGAAGCACGCGCCCGCAAGGACGCTTCGCTCGGCATCGTCTATCCGACCGACTACACGCTGGTGCTGTCGCGCGTGGCCTTCATCAGCAAGAAGTCCAAGCATCGCAACGCGGCCAAGCTGTGGCTGGATTACCTGCTGTCGCAGAAGGGCCAGGACCTGGTCGCCAACAAGGCCGACATGGCGTCGATCCGCGACGACATCCCGGGCGACAACGACGTCGACGGCCTGACCAAGAAGCTGGGCAAGTCGCTCAAGCCCATCCCCGTCAACGAAACGCTGCTGGACTACCTGCAGCAGAAGAAGCGCCTGGAATTCATCAACGACTGGCGCAAGGCCGCGGGCAAGTAAGCCCGCCGGCAATCCGGGAACAGACCGCCGCGCCGGCAGGATGAGCGGCCCATGCCATACGGGCATGGCGCCAGCCGCCGCGCGGCGCGTGCCAAGGAACGGTCGGCGCGCGGACCGATATGGACCGTGCGCCGGGCGGGGCGGCAACGCCAAAAGCCATGCCGCCCCGTCCTTGCCGTACCGCGGTGCACGGCGCCGGCCATCCGGCGCTTTGCGCTCGAACACCAGGAAATATCCATGCAGACATTGCGCACCAAATGGCAATCATTGCCGCGCGGCGTAGTGGTATTGATCACCGCCCTGGCCATTTACGTGCCGTTGTCGTTGATCGTGTACCAAAGCTTTCTTTCCGCGCCCTTCTTCTCGCCGTCGAAGGAAATCGGACTGGATGCCTTCCGCTTCATTTTCGACGACCCGGATTTCTACAAGGCGCTGGTCAGCGGCCTGATCCTTGCGTTCGGCCTGTTCATCATCGCCGTGCCGCTGGGCGGCATGCTGGCATTCCTGATGGTACGCACCGACCTGCCGGGACGGCACTGGATCCAGCCCCTGATCCTGGTGCCCGTTTTCGTCTCGCCGATGGTGCTGGGCTTCGGTTATGTGGTGGCCGCCGGACCGGTGGGATTCTTTTCGATCTGGGCGAAGCAGCTGCTGGGATTCGTGCCGTGGAACGTGTATTCCATGACCAGCATCGTCATCATCGCCGGCCTGACGCACGTGCCGCACGCCTACCTGTACATTTCGTCCGCGCTGCGCAGCATGGGCTCGGACGTCGAGGAAGCCGCCCGGGTAACCGGCGCGTCGCCGCTGCGCGTGATGATGTCCGTCAGCCTGCCCATGGTGCGGCCGGCGCTGCTCTACGCCTCCGTTCTGCTGTTTTTCCTGGGGCTGGAAGTGTTCGGCCTGGTGCTGGTCCTGGGCGACCCGGAAGGCAACCTGGTGCTGGCCACCTATCTGTACAAGCTGACCAACAAGCTGGGCACGCCGTCGTACCACCTGATGGCGGCGGTGGCCGTGGTGCTGATCTGCATCACCATTCCGCTGGTGGCCTTGCAGCGACGGCTGATGCGCACGGCCAATCGCTTCGTCACGGTCAAGGGCAAGGCCTCGCGCGCGCGGCCGCTGCCCCTGGGCAAGTGGCGCGGGCTGGCCAGCACGGTCGTATGGCTGTGGCTGATCGTCACGATCTTCGTGCCGCTGGCCGGTGTCGTGCTGCGCGCCTTCGTCTCGAACTGGGGCATGGGCGTGTCGCTGCTGGACGTGCTGTCGCTGGACGCCTTCCGCTCGGTATGGGGCCAGCCGAACCTGCTGCGCGCCATCGTCAACTCGGTGGCCATCGGGGTATTCGGCGGGGCGCTCGCGGTGGTCTGCTATACCTTCATCGGCCTGGCCATGCACCGCAAGCCGGACCACGTCACGCGCTTCCTGGACTACAGCGTGCTGGTGCCGCGCGCCGTACCGGGCCTGCTGGCCGGCCTGGCCTTCCTGTGGGTGTTCCTGTTCGTGCCGCTCTGGCTGGACAACTCCCTGGACGAAGGCGGGCTGCTTTCCTTCCTGCCTTATACGGACTGGCTGCGGGACAACGTGGTGGAATGGCTGCGGTCCGTGCGCAGCACGATCTTCAGCGTATGGCTGGCCTACACCGTCGTGTGGATGGCTTATGGCCTGCGGCTGATTTCATCCACCCTGCTGCAGGTCGGTCCGGAACTGGAAGAAGCCGCGCGCAGCGCCGGGGCCCGCCGCGGACAGG
Above is a genomic segment from Bordetella genomosp. 11 containing:
- a CDS encoding response regulator transcription factor, yielding MRILLVEDNADLGDAIESKLRASGHSVEWVRDGESALRWSRHEEWDALVLDIMLPGKSGFDVIRELRASGTDAPVLVVTARAEIEDKIDMLDLGADDYLVKPFDLRELEARLRALLRRPAGRTTSVAVHGNLTLDVAGRTAHIAGVPVTLGRREFRLLEILLDRMGSTVAKERLMSQLFDLDDVLPNALELLVSRLRRKIADATVDIVTVRGVGYQARLHEPS
- the mpl gene encoding UDP-N-acetylmuramate:L-alanyl-gamma-D-glutamyl-meso-diaminopimelate ligase — protein: MHLHILGICGTFMGGLALIARAGGHRVTGCDAGVYPPMSTQLAEQGIELIEGYGAEQMALRPDLYVVGNVVTRGNPLMEAILDAGAPYVSGPQWLGDHVLAGQHVLAVAGTHGKTTTSAMLAWILEHAGLRPNFLVGGVAQDFQVSARFDAGRKFFVIEADEYDTAFFDKRSKFVHYRPRTAILNNLEYDHADIFPDLAAIETQFHHLVRTIPRSGRIVLPTRSQALDRVLAQGCWSETTRFGEDGDWQAGAPDAEGAFPVRRQGSEIGTVRWSLLGEHNRMNALAAIAAAEHAGVAPATAVQALSAFAGVKRRMELRGTVRGVAVYDDFAHHPTAVETTLAGLRRRVGNARILAVLEPRSNTMKLGTMAERLPKALRDADLVFCFGAHTGKHALGWNPAQVLAPLGGRATAYDDLQAMVAAIAHAARPGDHVLVMSNGGFGGIHGKLLDALAASTAVEHP
- a CDS encoding ABC transporter substrate-binding protein, with translation MFVPSRLAVACAAAFSLTAANALAQAPAGYPSDYQKIIDGAKKEGTVIIYSTTDTKTADPIIKGFEATYPGVKVEYNDMNSTELYNRYISEQASGGASGDVVWSSSMDSALQLAKDYALQYKSPEGGKLPAWAVWKDAAYGTTYEPAVFIYNKRLVPQADVPKTHADLAKLVATQTDKYKNKVTTYDIEKSAVGFMLAVQDKVNDPHYFDTLRDTAKGGLVVQSSTGTMMERVSSGENLIGYNILGSYAEARARKDASLGIVYPTDYTLVLSRVAFISKKSKHRNAAKLWLDYLLSQKGQDLVANKADMASIRDDIPGDNDVDGLTKKLGKSLKPIPVNETLLDYLQQKKRLEFINDWRKAAGK
- a CDS encoding ribonuclease catalytic domain-containing protein, encoding MHVFYEDDGQFKAGHILSEADASLQVESESGKRSKIKRANAIFTFSAPEPAELLRQAEAAAEDIDLQFLWECAPQEEFDSPALAADYYGHAPSPTEQAALLLRLHSAPAYFHRRGKGRYRPAPPDILAAALAAIEKKAQQAARQQQWVEEMVAGQLPEEIAAMAETLVVRPDKNTMQWKALESACSRLHKSPDRLLLELGAFPHALALHKHRFLAQYFPRGTGFPEVAIPMPDRELPLADAEIYSVDDVTTTEIDDALSVSVLPDGKVRAGIHVAAPGLVVTRGSELDKLARARLSTVYMPGDKIPMQPDAVIRAFSLDAGREVPALSLYVTADPDTGEILASESRIERIVVKENLRHNQLDETVTEAALDDPQAPLPYAEWLRPLWRLARSLSARRDEVRGKPENNSRVEYSYYVDGDPDDPDTPVRLVPRKRNAPLDRMVAEYMILANNLWGGLLAQHGVPGIYRSQQAGRVRMSTQPLPHEAIGVPQYAWSTSPLRRYVDLVNQWQLIASVDNGVSARLVAPFKPRDADLFAIIGAFDAQYAAWGDFQNTMERYWCLRWLAQQGIARTTASVLRDDLVRLNNAPLVTRVGGLPALARGTQVEIDLLDRDELTLEVECRFVGELTAAASDEGEAETE
- a CDS encoding TlpA family protein disulfide reductase; the protein is MKRRTLLRSLMALGGAAGTGPAWVRAASSSDPAAGLLTQTFPDLQGQPQPLAQWKGKPMLVNFWATWCPPCVKEMPELDALHKRHSGVQFLGLAVDSSANVVKFVAKLPVSYTLLVAGAGSIDLMRRLGNAPGGLPFTVILAADGRITKQILGPVDPAGLDKWLTEVAA
- a CDS encoding sensor histidine kinase, producing MSIGAASSIRGRVFALGCLLLVCASVAVSLFLRDYAHRAADRAFDRLLAASALTIAGSVQIDENDVVAEPPFSSLAMLSGNDRVFYSVLNAAGKPITGYDDLAPGLPLAQSAAPVFSDATYHDEPIRIATVGRLISAGRHAGWVTIRVAETRDSRDALAAEILNRSALPLLVVVPVALALLWFGIQRAFAPLVLIERSLRARAPDDLTPLDAPVPREVKGLAEALNGFMRRLGGIMSSLNNLVADAAHQVRTPLASLRAQAEVAMDETDPDRLRARVARIHQNATHASQLINQLLMDATITHRLGMRGHASVGIAETINETRRRIGPLDAQRLRIAIAPEVRRARVVGDRVALREMLRNLVDNALRYAPEGPVEIQATPVAGYRVALTVNDCGPGIADDEKQAVQQRFTRGSTGEGTPGSGLGLSIAKTVAEAHGGALWLQDRPGGGLSARVILPRARPVYPRALLAVAAAMVGLLAWTPAPVRAAAWEKTVAQAAGEQTSTQTPAQSQLQPQPQPQTEGQPRPPAAQPAGASAPLTITRFLAPQPSDRVLVIAGTTDTPAAAPLIVAFQAVQPDVTVEYREMGSRELYEATVAGRLKDADVLISSAADLQIRLANDGYAMRYDAPGADRLPSWAVWRDEVFGFAFEPAVIAYNPRRFTEATVPRSRQELLRLLETDRAKLHGRVGTYDIGRSSVGQLLAEEDEQVSSNFWGLTNALGQVGVRLSATTADILNAIENDELDIGYNVLGSYALARRAAGRRIGVIFPQDYVLVLPRSALIARHAPHPALGRALIDWLLSPAGQTEISNVSGLGPMVDDSGTGWSTGTALMGSQAIVQPVVLGPALLVGLDRQRHARFVQNWTRLVTDTPAVGKPAGP
- a CDS encoding YqiA/YcfP family alpha/beta fold hydrolase — translated: MILYLHGFRSSPASFKARLLADEMARRGLSADWRCPQLPASPTEAARLAMSLAREQLDELARRGRPSPRGLTVIGSSLGGYYATWLAEQLDCKAVLLNPAVHAPRDLATQVGHQSMYHSGAPFEFRASYVDELAALKVERPTHPERYFLIAATGDEVLDWREMRDWYAGCRQRIVEGSDHGLSDFAVWMPEVLGFALDAPSGTDRP
- a CDS encoding ABC transporter permease encodes the protein MQTLRTKWQSLPRGVVVLITALAIYVPLSLIVYQSFLSAPFFSPSKEIGLDAFRFIFDDPDFYKALVSGLILAFGLFIIAVPLGGMLAFLMVRTDLPGRHWIQPLILVPVFVSPMVLGFGYVVAAGPVGFFSIWAKQLLGFVPWNVYSMTSIVIIAGLTHVPHAYLYISSALRSMGSDVEEAARVTGASPLRVMMSVSLPMVRPALLYASVLLFFLGLEVFGLVLVLGDPEGNLVLATYLYKLTNKLGTPSYHLMAAVAVVLICITIPLVALQRRLMRTANRFVTVKGKASRARPLPLGKWRGLASTVVWLWLIVTIFVPLAGVVLRAFVSNWGMGVSLLDVLSLDAFRSVWGQPNLLRAIVNSVAIGVFGGALAVVCYTFIGLAMHRKPDHVTRFLDYSVLVPRAVPGLLAGLAFLWVFLFVPLWLDNSLDEGGLLSFLPYTDWLRDNVVEWLRSVRSTIFSVWLAYTVVWMAYGLRLISSTLLQVGPELEEAARSAGARRGQVTRHVTVPLARYGLIGSWLLMFLIFEREYSTGVYLLSPGTETIGSMLVSLWAAGAIDIVAALSFINIALVVIGLGIALRFGVKLHD